In one Streptomyces sp. NBC_01288 genomic region, the following are encoded:
- a CDS encoding MFS transporter: MKTGDQIVQELPWKWPVQGKIFIIGGLGYLFDAYDIALNGFLMPLVGEHFDLSLSDRGYVATANLVGMAVGAIVWGSVADRIGRKKAFSVTLLIFAVFSVLGALSPTYPVFLALRFLAGIGLGGCIPVDYALVSEFSPRKYRGRVLTGLDVWWPVGVTLCGFVSTALLSVDGNWRWMLTTMVVPALLLFWARRGIPESPIYLAKKGREAEARQVIDDLVARTGAPAVPYTIPEPVAETGPRGVAAAAEQLRRIWKFSPRITSAAWLLFATIMLVYYAALSWMPTILKDEGLGDTAAFMKTTLMSGVGIIGVLASTALVDIVGRKWLIGISAPVASAALVVFALVMKMPTGSVVAIGVFGFLIQLTIPALYAYASELYPTELRASGFGWASSVSRALTGFAPMLFGSLMWPALGLATTFAVLGVAVLVAVVWMAFAAPETKGRVLDADEEEPSALPRLSVAEQPAL; the protein is encoded by the coding sequence AGGGAAAGATCTTCATCATCGGCGGCCTCGGCTACCTGTTCGACGCGTACGACATCGCCCTGAACGGCTTCCTGATGCCGCTGGTGGGTGAGCACTTCGACCTCTCGCTGAGTGATCGCGGATACGTGGCCACCGCCAACCTCGTCGGTATGGCCGTGGGCGCCATCGTCTGGGGTTCGGTCGCGGACCGGATCGGCCGGAAGAAGGCCTTCAGCGTCACGTTGCTGATCTTCGCGGTGTTCTCCGTCCTCGGCGCGCTCTCGCCGACGTACCCCGTCTTCCTCGCGCTGCGCTTCCTCGCGGGCATCGGACTCGGCGGCTGCATCCCCGTGGACTACGCGCTGGTCAGCGAGTTCTCGCCGCGCAAGTACCGGGGCCGGGTGCTGACCGGGCTCGACGTGTGGTGGCCGGTGGGCGTGACGCTGTGCGGGTTCGTGTCGACGGCGCTGCTGTCGGTCGACGGGAACTGGCGGTGGATGCTGACGACGATGGTCGTGCCCGCGCTGCTGCTGTTCTGGGCCCGCCGAGGCATCCCGGAGTCGCCGATCTACCTGGCGAAGAAGGGCCGCGAGGCGGAGGCCAGGCAGGTCATCGACGACCTGGTCGCCCGCACCGGCGCGCCCGCGGTGCCGTACACGATCCCGGAGCCCGTCGCCGAGACCGGCCCGCGTGGAGTGGCCGCGGCGGCCGAACAGCTGCGCCGTATATGGAAGTTCAGCCCGCGCATCACCTCCGCCGCCTGGCTGCTCTTCGCCACGATCATGCTGGTCTACTACGCGGCCCTGAGCTGGATGCCGACCATCCTCAAGGACGAGGGCCTCGGTGACACCGCGGCCTTCATGAAGACCACCCTGATGAGCGGCGTCGGCATCATCGGCGTGCTGGCGTCCACGGCCCTCGTCGACATCGTCGGCCGCAAGTGGCTCATCGGGATCTCGGCGCCGGTCGCCTCCGCCGCGCTCGTCGTGTTCGCGCTGGTGATGAAGATGCCGACAGGGTCCGTCGTGGCGATCGGCGTCTTCGGCTTCCTGATCCAGCTCACCATCCCCGCCCTGTACGCGTACGCCTCCGAGCTGTATCCCACCGAGTTGCGGGCCAGCGGCTTCGGCTGGGCCTCGTCGGTCAGCCGGGCGCTCACCGGATTCGCCCCGATGCTGTTCGGCTCGCTGATGTGGCCCGCGCTGGGGCTGGCAACGACCTTCGCCGTATTGGGAGTTGCGGTCCTGGTGGCCGTCGTGTGGATGGCGTTCGCGGCACCGGAGACGAAGGGCCGGGTCCTCGACGCCGACGAGGAGGAGCCGTCGGCCCTCCCCCGGCTGAGCGTCGCCGAGCAGCCCGCGCTCTGA